The Benincasa hispida cultivar B227 chromosome 11, ASM972705v1, whole genome shotgun sequence genome has a segment encoding these proteins:
- the LOC120091419 gene encoding immune-associated nucleotide-binding protein 9-like isoform X2, with product MAILPSLTMVLMGRTGNGKSATGNSILGKKVFTSRKSSSGVTKTSTLERCVRNDGQIINVIDTPVFSVRNRFSQEEEATIKTLQNTFGPKIVDYTIVILTGGDEFDDGNDIEDYLSHECPAALKDILAACNNRCVIFDNKTKSEAKKEEQVNELLDLVKEIIDQNGGKPYRPPLISNKKLEKEFDEVKRKLEQSCTQGIYSDPKLQEKLNEFTLEANDMFPNKD from the exons atggcGATTCTTCCTTCCCTAACTATGGTGTTAATGGGTCGTACTGGAAATGGGAAAAGTGCAACTGGAAATAGTATTCTTGGAAAAAAGGTGTTCACGTCAAGAAAAAGTTCATCCGGCGTTACAAAAACTTCTACCTTGGAGAGATGTGTACGAAATGATGGGCAAATCATAAATGTCATCGATACTCCTG ttttttcagTAAGGAACCGATTCAgtcaagaagaagaagctacCATTAAAACCCTACAAAATACATTTGGGCCCAAAATTGTTGATTACACCATTGTCATCTTAACGGGAGGCGACGAGTTCGATGACGGCAATGACATAGAAGATTACTTGAGCCATGAATGTCCTGCGGCTTTGAAAGATATTCTAGCTGCCTGCAATAACAGATGTGTGATTTTTGACAACAAAACTAAGAGTGAAGCAAAGAAGGAAGAACAAGTGAATGAGCTTTTGGATTTGGTGAAGGAAATTATCGACCAAAATGGAGGAAAGCCCTACAGACCTCCTTTGATTTCTAATAAAAAGCTTGAGAAGGAATTTGATGAAGTCAAAAGAAAGCTTGAACAGTCTTGCACGCAAGGCATTTATTCTGATCCCAAGCTTCAGGAAAAGTTGAATGAG TTCACGCTCGAGGCAAACGACATGTTTCCAAACAAAGATTAG
- the LOC120091419 gene encoding immune-associated nucleotide-binding protein 9-like isoform X3 has translation MAILPSLTMVLMGRTGNGKSATGNSILGKKVFTSRKSSSGVTKTSTLERCVRNDGQIINVIDTPVRNRFSQEEEATIKTLQNTFGPKIVDYTIVILTGGDEFDDGNDIEDYLSHECPAALKDILAACNNRCVIFDNKTKSEAKKEEQVNELLDLVKEIIDQNGGKPYRPPLISNKKLEKEFDEVKRKLEQSCTQGIYSDPKLQEKLNEFTLEANDMFPNKD, from the exons atggcGATTCTTCCTTCCCTAACTATGGTGTTAATGGGTCGTACTGGAAATGGGAAAAGTGCAACTGGAAATAGTATTCTTGGAAAAAAGGTGTTCACGTCAAGAAAAAGTTCATCCGGCGTTACAAAAACTTCTACCTTGGAGAGATGTGTACGAAATGATGGGCAAATCATAAATGTCATCGATACTCCTG TAAGGAACCGATTCAgtcaagaagaagaagctacCATTAAAACCCTACAAAATACATTTGGGCCCAAAATTGTTGATTACACCATTGTCATCTTAACGGGAGGCGACGAGTTCGATGACGGCAATGACATAGAAGATTACTTGAGCCATGAATGTCCTGCGGCTTTGAAAGATATTCTAGCTGCCTGCAATAACAGATGTGTGATTTTTGACAACAAAACTAAGAGTGAAGCAAAGAAGGAAGAACAAGTGAATGAGCTTTTGGATTTGGTGAAGGAAATTATCGACCAAAATGGAGGAAAGCCCTACAGACCTCCTTTGATTTCTAATAAAAAGCTTGAGAAGGAATTTGATGAAGTCAAAAGAAAGCTTGAACAGTCTTGCACGCAAGGCATTTATTCTGATCCCAAGCTTCAGGAAAAGTTGAATGAG TTCACGCTCGAGGCAAACGACATGTTTCCAAACAAAGATTAG
- the LOC120091419 gene encoding immune-associated nucleotide-binding protein 9-like isoform X1, with protein MAILPSLTMVLMGRTGNGKSATGNSILGKKVFTSRKSSSGVTKTSTLERCVRNDGQIINVIDTPGMFDLSNGTEFTSREITKCIKLASGCIHAVILVFSVRNRFSQEEEATIKTLQNTFGPKIVDYTIVILTGGDEFDDGNDIEDYLSHECPAALKDILAACNNRCVIFDNKTKSEAKKEEQVNELLDLVKEIIDQNGGKPYRPPLISNKKLEKEFDEVKRKLEQSCTQGIYSDPKLQEKLNEFTLEANDMFPNKD; from the exons atggcGATTCTTCCTTCCCTAACTATGGTGTTAATGGGTCGTACTGGAAATGGGAAAAGTGCAACTGGAAATAGTATTCTTGGAAAAAAGGTGTTCACGTCAAGAAAAAGTTCATCCGGCGTTACAAAAACTTCTACCTTGGAGAGATGTGTACGAAATGATGGGCAAATCATAAATGTCATCGATACTCCTG GAATGTTCGATTTATCCAATGGAACAGAATTCACCTCAAGAGAAATAACCAAGTGCATAAAATTGGCAAGTGGATGCATTCACGCagttattttagttttttcagTAAGGAACCGATTCAgtcaagaagaagaagctacCATTAAAACCCTACAAAATACATTTGGGCCCAAAATTGTTGATTACACCATTGTCATCTTAACGGGAGGCGACGAGTTCGATGACGGCAATGACATAGAAGATTACTTGAGCCATGAATGTCCTGCGGCTTTGAAAGATATTCTAGCTGCCTGCAATAACAGATGTGTGATTTTTGACAACAAAACTAAGAGTGAAGCAAAGAAGGAAGAACAAGTGAATGAGCTTTTGGATTTGGTGAAGGAAATTATCGACCAAAATGGAGGAAAGCCCTACAGACCTCCTTTGATTTCTAATAAAAAGCTTGAGAAGGAATTTGATGAAGTCAAAAGAAAGCTTGAACAGTCTTGCACGCAAGGCATTTATTCTGATCCCAAGCTTCAGGAAAAGTTGAATGAG TTCACGCTCGAGGCAAACGACATGTTTCCAAACAAAGATTAG